One genomic region from Natrinema caseinilyticum encodes:
- the hemB gene encoding porphobilinogen synthase — protein MDLTHRPRRLRRDRVRGLVSETSLEPADLIAPVFVDATTDERVPIESMPGHERVPIGDAVDRVEEVRETGIEAVMLFGIPESKDPEGRRAWAEDGVIQDALRRITAETDAYVITDVCLCEYTDHGHCGPLEEELRREGSVVDHGPACEPTLTVDNDATLESLEKIVVSHARAGADMVAPSGMMDGMVGVIRDALDRDGFEHVPIMSYAAKYESAFYGPFRDAADGAPSFGNRRHYQMDPANSREALREVRLDAEQGVDVLMVKPALPYLDIVSAVRREFDHPVAAYNVSGEYAMLHAAAEKGWLDLEAVALESLLSIKRAGADLILTYFAEDVAGRLSADRRREARSAAN, from the coding sequence ATGGATCTCACACACCGACCCCGACGACTCCGACGGGATCGGGTTCGCGGGCTGGTCAGCGAGACCAGCCTCGAGCCCGCCGACCTGATCGCGCCGGTGTTCGTCGATGCGACGACCGACGAGCGCGTCCCGATCGAGTCGATGCCGGGCCACGAGCGGGTGCCGATCGGTGACGCGGTCGACCGCGTCGAAGAAGTCAGAGAGACCGGCATCGAGGCGGTCATGCTCTTTGGCATTCCCGAATCGAAAGATCCCGAGGGCAGGCGCGCCTGGGCGGAGGACGGCGTCATTCAGGACGCGCTCCGGCGGATCACGGCCGAAACCGACGCGTACGTCATCACCGACGTCTGTCTCTGCGAGTACACGGACCACGGTCACTGCGGGCCGCTCGAGGAAGAACTGCGGCGCGAGGGCAGCGTCGTCGATCACGGGCCGGCCTGCGAACCGACGCTGACCGTCGACAACGACGCGACGCTCGAGTCCCTCGAAAAGATCGTCGTCTCTCACGCCCGCGCGGGAGCGGACATGGTCGCACCGAGCGGAATGATGGACGGAATGGTGGGCGTCATCCGCGATGCGCTCGATCGCGACGGATTCGAACACGTCCCGATCATGAGCTACGCGGCCAAGTACGAGAGCGCGTTCTACGGTCCGTTCCGCGATGCCGCCGACGGCGCGCCGTCGTTCGGTAACCGACGGCACTACCAGATGGACCCCGCGAACTCCCGGGAGGCCCTGCGGGAGGTCCGCCTCGACGCCGAACAGGGTGTCGACGTCCTGATGGTCAAACCCGCGCTGCCGTACCTCGACATCGTCAGCGCCGTCCGCCGGGAATTCGACCATCCCGTCGCCGCGTACAACGTCTCCGGTGAGTACGCGATGCTTCACGCGGCCGCCGAAAAGGGCTGGCTGGATCTCGAGGCTGTCGCACTCGAGTCGCTGCTCTCGATCAAGCGAGCGGGCGCGGATCTGATTTTGACGTACTTCGCCGAGGACGTCGCGGGGCGACTGTCCGCCGATCGCCGCCGAGAGGCCCGATCGGCCGCGAACTGA
- a CDS encoding type II toxin-antitoxin system VapC family toxin: MLLKRSIAPGRLRVGSSERSKSTDESPVERRLGESSGGSSTSRNPCGGSIRTTRSGNSNQDRRASRMSLKRSMKSCTVRNRHERHRRNATIHRHWCVLRESGYRRHAPRGRDSPFQWYSDRRHTYRPLYTSQAVLSELATLALYKLGHDAAIEVLTAILESESVNIIPVGTSAFEAAAEQFGDDDDQQISFVDHTTSILADERGVEHIFAFDSDFRTLSFSLVPADVHLPDR; this comes from the coding sequence ATGTTGCTGAAGCGCTCGATTGCTCCCGGGAGACTGCGCGTCGGAAGCTCCGAACGCTCGAAGAGCACGGACGAGTCGCCGGTCGAAAGACGGCTGGGAGAGTCGTCTGGTGGATCGTCGACGAGCAGGAACCCGTGCGGGGGATCGATCCGGACGACTCGTTCTGGGAATTCGAACCAGGATCGTCGGGCGAGTCGGATGTCTCTGAAAAGGTCGATGAAGTCTTGTACGGTAAGGAATCGGCATGAGCGGCACAGGCGCAACGCCACTATTCATCGACACTGGTGCGTTCTACGCGAGAGCGGATACAGACGACACGCACCACGAGGACGCGATTCGCCTTTTCAGTGGTATTCGGACCGGCGACACACCTACCGGCCGCTTTACACATCTCAGGCTGTTCTCTCTGAACTTGCGACGTTGGCCCTTTACAAACTCGGTCACGACGCTGCTATCGAAGTACTGACTGCCATCTTGGAGTCGGAAAGCGTGAATATCATTCCAGTCGGTACGTCCGCGTTCGAGGCTGCGGCGGAGCAGTTTGGGGACGACGATGACCAGCAGATATCGTTCGTAGACCACACGACCAGTATCCTCGCCGATGAGCGTGGTGTCGAACACATCTTCGCTTTCGATAGCGATTTCCGGACGTTGAGCTTTTCACTCGTTCCAGCGGACGTCCACCTTCCTGATAGATAA
- a CDS encoding group I truncated hemoglobin, with translation MADSLYERLGGKDAITAVVDEFYDRVVADEQVAHYFDDVDMQAQRAHQTQFISSVAGGPVEYSGEAMETAHADLDITPSDFQAIAGHLEDALVAFDVDEGDREAVLDAISGYQDAIVTAAD, from the coding sequence AAGACGCGATCACGGCCGTCGTCGACGAGTTTTACGACCGCGTCGTGGCGGACGAACAGGTCGCACACTACTTCGACGACGTCGATATGCAGGCACAGCGCGCACATCAGACGCAGTTCATCAGTTCGGTCGCGGGCGGTCCGGTCGAATACTCGGGCGAGGCGATGGAAACCGCCCACGCCGACCTCGACATTACCCCGTCGGATTTTCAGGCGATCGCTGGTCACCTCGAGGACGCGCTCGTCGCGTTCGACGTGGACGAGGGCGACCGTGAGGCGGTCCTCGATGCGATCTCGGGCTACCAGGACGCTATCGTCACGGCAGCCGACTGA
- the hemL gene encoding glutamate-1-semialdehyde 2,1-aminomutase: MTHEGSRRLYDRALSVMPGGVNSAVRAAIEPYPFFVRKGEGGHVIDADGNRYIDWVMGLGPLLLGHDLPEQVRAAIQRTASEGPMYGTPTPVEVDLAEFVVRHVPSVEKIRFVNSGTEATVSAVRLARGYTGRNKIVVMQGGYHGAQESTLVEGDAENPRPSSAGIPQSFADHTIPVPFNDEDAIRDAFEKHGDDIAAVLTEPILGNYGIVYPEEGYHEFLREITAEHDSLLIFDEVITGFRVGGLGCAQSEFGVTPDLTTFGKIVGGGFPVGAIGGRAEIVEHFAPSGDVFQAGTFSGHPVTMAAGLETLQFAAENDVYDHVNGLGDRLRNGLTEIVADQAPSYTVTGTDSMFKVIFTREGPSGVHSTPNTESGDNSEQGPDSLEEQCEAGCRQEPTCPRYDYCPKNAADVKNAETERWRRIFWGQMKEQEVFLSQNQFECQFVSYGHTEEDVERTLEAYKEAL; this comes from the coding sequence ATGACACACGAGGGCTCTCGACGTCTGTACGACCGGGCGCTGTCGGTCATGCCCGGCGGCGTCAACTCCGCGGTTCGCGCGGCCATCGAACCGTATCCGTTCTTCGTTCGAAAAGGGGAAGGCGGTCACGTCATCGACGCCGACGGCAACCGATACATCGACTGGGTCATGGGACTCGGTCCGCTGCTTCTGGGCCACGACCTCCCGGAGCAGGTGCGAGCGGCGATCCAGCGGACGGCGAGCGAAGGGCCGATGTACGGCACGCCCACGCCGGTCGAAGTCGACCTCGCGGAGTTCGTCGTCCGACACGTCCCCAGCGTCGAGAAGATCCGGTTCGTCAACTCCGGGACGGAGGCGACCGTCTCCGCCGTTCGACTCGCGCGGGGGTACACCGGCCGGAACAAGATCGTCGTCATGCAGGGCGGGTACCACGGCGCCCAGGAGTCGACGCTGGTCGAGGGCGACGCCGAGAACCCGCGGCCCTCGTCGGCCGGCATTCCGCAGTCGTTCGCCGACCACACGATTCCCGTGCCGTTCAACGACGAGGACGCGATTCGCGACGCGTTCGAGAAACACGGAGACGACATCGCGGCCGTTCTCACCGAACCGATCCTGGGCAATTACGGCATCGTCTACCCCGAGGAGGGGTACCACGAGTTCCTCCGAGAGATCACCGCGGAACACGATTCCCTGCTGATCTTCGACGAAGTGATCACCGGCTTCCGCGTCGGCGGCCTCGGCTGTGCACAGAGCGAGTTCGGCGTCACGCCCGATCTGACGACCTTCGGAAAGATCGTCGGCGGCGGCTTCCCCGTCGGCGCGATCGGCGGCCGCGCCGAGATCGTCGAACACTTCGCGCCCTCGGGCGACGTCTTCCAGGCCGGCACCTTCTCCGGCCACCCCGTCACGATGGCCGCCGGCCTCGAGACGCTCCAGTTCGCCGCGGAAAACGACGTCTACGACCACGTCAACGGCCTCGGCGACAGACTCCGCAACGGGCTGACCGAGATCGTCGCCGACCAGGCGCCCAGCTACACCGTCACCGGCACCGACAGCATGTTCAAGGTGATCTTCACGCGGGAAGGGCCGAGCGGCGTGCACAGCACGCCGAATACCGAGAGCGGTGATAACAGCGAACAGGGTCCGGATTCGCTCGAGGAACAGTGCGAGGCCGGGTGCCGACAGGAGCCGACCTGCCCGCGCTACGACTACTGTCCGAAAAACGCCGCGGACGTGAAAAACGCCGAGACCGAGCGCTGGCGGCGCATCTTCTGGGGACAGATGAAAGAACAGGAGGTGTTCCTCTCGCAGAACCAGTTCGAGTGCCAGTTCGTCAGCTACGGCCACACCGAGGAGGACGTCGAACGCACGCTCGAGGCGTACAAGGAAGCGCTGTAG
- a CDS encoding nitric-oxide reductase large subunit, producing MKVKRKQLATFLAVIFVANLIVMGGGAWLSYANSPDIPDTIVGPDGESIATSEDVRSGKAVFQENGLMNQGSILGRGSYYDTDYTADALESKTGYMREYYAQARHGENYTALDATVQAGIDERVRRELQSSEYGSRVQYSAAEVYAHQRVREDYVERYHDGDRERGIPEGQVPSAEAAEDFADFALWTAWISHTDRPGSATSFTNDWPYSPAAGNDAGGPVMIWSVIAMVLLVGGAGIAVWLYRSVELPEPEADGVSVPHPREIDLTPSQLLSTRFVLIGAVLFVSQTFLGGLLAHYYVERDGFFGLREAIGVDVLQWLPWSIARTWHVDLGILWISTMWLGAGLFLAPLLTGREPPKQVLYVKGLIGALLVVAVGALAGIWLGINNVFGGQLWWLLGNEGLEYLEIGRVWQVGLLVGFLGWTVLVARGFKPLLDREPRYGLAHMIVYAGGSIGLLFTAGFLYTPRTNIVVTEFWRWWVVHMWVEGVFEFFILVVIALTLVSMNLLQKKSAEKAVIFQAALVMGSGIIGVSHHYWWAGLPEVWLPIGSVFSTLEFIPLLFILSEALGQYRAMDAAGSDFPYRMAFYFIVASSVWNFFGAGVIGFFINLPIISYYETGTYLTVAHAHGAMFGAFGLLAMGMAVYILRVTTRDARWTDRRLRWSFWLCNVGLALMIFLSLLPVGFLQLETAFTQGYAAARSLEFYNGGLIQTLFWLRMPGDTLLILGAVVFAWDVAAKLLFQRKATAEETREHVIADRLIADRGSVEPASDDD from the coding sequence ATGAAGGTGAAACGAAAACAGCTGGCGACGTTCCTCGCGGTGATCTTCGTCGCCAACCTCATCGTCATGGGCGGTGGAGCCTGGCTCTCCTACGCGAACTCGCCCGACATTCCCGACACGATCGTCGGCCCCGACGGCGAATCGATCGCGACGAGCGAGGACGTCCGGAGCGGCAAGGCGGTCTTTCAGGAGAACGGCCTGATGAACCAGGGCTCGATCCTCGGCCGCGGGAGTTACTACGACACCGACTACACTGCCGACGCGCTCGAGTCGAAGACCGGGTACATGCGCGAGTACTACGCGCAGGCACGCCACGGCGAGAACTATACGGCCCTCGACGCCACCGTGCAGGCGGGGATCGACGAGCGAGTCCGCCGGGAACTGCAGTCGAGCGAGTACGGTTCGCGAGTCCAGTACTCCGCCGCCGAAGTGTACGCTCACCAGCGGGTCCGCGAGGACTACGTCGAGCGCTACCACGATGGCGACCGCGAACGCGGAATCCCCGAGGGACAGGTGCCGAGCGCGGAGGCGGCGGAAGACTTCGCCGATTTCGCGCTGTGGACCGCCTGGATCTCCCACACCGATCGTCCGGGCTCGGCGACCTCGTTTACCAACGACTGGCCGTACTCCCCCGCCGCGGGCAACGACGCGGGCGGCCCCGTGATGATCTGGAGCGTCATCGCGATGGTGTTGCTGGTCGGCGGGGCCGGAATCGCCGTCTGGCTCTACCGGTCCGTCGAACTCCCCGAACCCGAGGCGGACGGTGTTTCGGTCCCGCATCCGCGGGAGATCGACCTGACGCCGAGCCAACTCCTGAGTACCCGATTCGTCCTGATCGGCGCGGTGCTGTTCGTCTCCCAGACGTTCCTCGGCGGGTTGCTCGCCCACTACTACGTCGAGCGCGACGGCTTCTTCGGCCTCCGCGAGGCCATCGGAGTCGACGTCCTCCAGTGGCTGCCGTGGTCGATCGCTCGGACCTGGCACGTCGACCTCGGTATCCTCTGGATCTCCACGATGTGGCTCGGTGCCGGCCTCTTCCTCGCGCCGCTTTTGACCGGTCGCGAACCGCCGAAACAGGTGCTGTACGTGAAGGGTCTGATCGGCGCGTTGCTGGTCGTCGCGGTCGGTGCATTGGCCGGCATCTGGCTGGGCATCAACAACGTCTTCGGCGGACAGCTCTGGTGGTTGCTCGGCAACGAAGGCCTCGAGTACCTCGAGATCGGCCGTGTCTGGCAGGTCGGCCTCCTGGTCGGCTTCCTCGGCTGGACCGTCCTCGTCGCCCGCGGCTTCAAGCCGCTGCTCGACCGCGAGCCCCGGTACGGGCTGGCCCACATGATCGTCTACGCCGGCGGCTCGATCGGCCTGCTGTTTACGGCCGGTTTCCTCTACACGCCCCGGACGAACATCGTGGTGACGGAGTTCTGGCGCTGGTGGGTCGTTCACATGTGGGTCGAGGGCGTCTTCGAATTCTTCATCCTCGTCGTCATCGCCCTGACGCTGGTCTCGATGAACCTCCTGCAAAAGAAATCCGCCGAGAAGGCCGTCATCTTCCAGGCCGCACTCGTCATGGGCAGCGGCATCATCGGCGTCTCACACCACTACTGGTGGGCCGGCCTCCCCGAAGTGTGGCTCCCCATCGGCAGCGTCTTCTCCACCCTCGAGTTCATTCCCCTGCTGTTCATCCTCTCCGAGGCGCTCGGCCAGTACCGGGCGATGGACGCCGCGGGGTCCGACTTCCCCTACCGGATGGCGTTTTACTTCATCGTCGCCTCGTCCGTCTGGAACTTCTTCGGGGCCGGCGTGATCGGCTTCTTCATCAACCTCCCGATCATCAGCTACTACGAGACCGGCACGTACCTCACCGTCGCGCACGCACACGGCGCGATGTTCGGCGCCTTCGGCTTGCTCGCGATGGGGATGGCCGTCTACATCCTCCGGGTGACCACCCGCGACGCCCGCTGGACCGACCGACGCCTTCGCTGGTCGTTCTGGCTCTGTAACGTCGGGCTGGCGCTGATGATCTTCCTGTCGCTGCTCCCCGTCGGCTTCCTCCAGCTCGAGACCGCCTTCACCCAGGGATACGCGGCCGCTCGCAGCCTCGAGTTCTACAACGGCGGGCTGATCCAGACGCTGTTCTGGCTGCGGATGCCCGGCGACACGCTGTTGATCCTCGGTGCGGTCGTCTTCGCCTGGGACGTCGCCGCGAAGCTGTTGTTCCAGCGGAAGGCGACCGCCGAAGAGACGCGCGAGCACGTCATCGCGGATCGGCTCATAGCCGACCGCGGGTCCGTCGAGCCGGCCAGCGACGACGACTGA
- a CDS encoding ammonium transporter, producing MEPTLLQSDVEVLAEGINLVWVLLVSFLIFFMHAGFAMLEAGQVRSKNVANQLTKNLLTWSVGVTVFFLIGVGVDGLVAGSGFAPGFDVGGVNDWVGWLFGAVFAMTAATIVSGAVAGRAKLRAYVAYTFLLAAVIYPVVTGLTWSGGLLSYNGVVFDDFAGGMIVHGMGGIAGLTAAWMLGPRLERYNEDGSANVIPGHSLTFAVLGTLILAFGWYGFNVGTAAEVIAITDEGLALGDFAYVGRVAMTTTIAMACGAMGAGLVAWLKTGKVDTLYVANGLLAGLVGITAIPHASTWWGAFLVGGLAGAQLPIVFGVVENYLKIDDVCAVFPVHGSAGVLGTLLLPVVASPEYMSGISGSRVDVFVAQVVGVVVIAGWTIAATAAVWGALKAVGQARVTPEHERDGLDVSEHGVDTYPEFGQPDVATDGGSADGIVRTDGGEKFAESRSSSELRSDGGEPNDGRIKMVTAIVRPDRLGEIKQSLAEAGAPSLTVTNVSGRGSQPAKKGQWRGEEYTVDLHQKVKIECVVADIPAEEVVAAIREAAETGEPGDGKIFVLPVEAATQVRTGKTGPDAV from the coding sequence ATGGAACCGACGCTGCTCCAGTCGGACGTGGAGGTACTCGCGGAGGGAATCAACCTCGTGTGGGTCCTTTTGGTGTCGTTCCTGATCTTCTTCATGCACGCCGGCTTCGCCATGCTCGAAGCGGGCCAGGTGCGTTCGAAGAACGTCGCGAACCAGTTGACGAAGAACCTCCTGACCTGGTCGGTCGGCGTGACGGTGTTCTTCCTCATCGGCGTCGGCGTCGACGGCCTCGTCGCGGGAAGCGGCTTCGCACCCGGATTCGACGTCGGGGGAGTCAACGACTGGGTCGGGTGGCTGTTCGGCGCCGTCTTCGCGATGACGGCCGCCACGATCGTCTCGGGGGCGGTCGCCGGTCGCGCGAAGCTCCGCGCGTACGTCGCGTACACCTTCCTGCTGGCTGCGGTGATCTACCCGGTCGTGACCGGCCTCACGTGGTCCGGCGGGCTGCTCTCGTACAACGGCGTGGTGTTCGACGACTTCGCTGGCGGGATGATCGTCCACGGAATGGGCGGCATCGCCGGACTCACCGCCGCCTGGATGCTCGGACCGCGCCTCGAGCGCTACAACGAGGACGGCTCCGCGAACGTCATTCCCGGTCACTCGCTGACCTTCGCCGTGCTCGGGACGCTCATTCTCGCGTTCGGCTGGTACGGCTTCAACGTCGGTACCGCCGCGGAAGTCATCGCGATCACCGACGAAGGGCTCGCGCTCGGCGACTTCGCCTACGTCGGCCGCGTCGCGATGACCACGACGATCGCGATGGCGTGCGGCGCGATGGGAGCCGGACTCGTCGCGTGGCTCAAGACCGGAAAAGTCGACACCCTGTACGTCGCGAATGGGTTGCTCGCCGGCCTCGTCGGCATCACCGCGATTCCCCACGCGTCGACCTGGTGGGGCGCGTTCCTCGTCGGCGGTCTCGCCGGCGCGCAGTTGCCGATCGTCTTCGGGGTCGTCGAGAACTACCTGAAGATCGACGACGTCTGTGCGGTCTTCCCGGTCCACGGTTCGGCCGGCGTCCTCGGGACGCTGCTGCTCCCGGTCGTCGCCTCGCCCGAGTACATGAGCGGGATCAGCGGCTCCCGCGTCGACGTGTTCGTCGCGCAGGTCGTCGGCGTCGTCGTCATCGCCGGCTGGACGATCGCCGCGACCGCAGCGGTCTGGGGCGCGCTCAAGGCCGTCGGCCAGGCGCGCGTCACGCCCGAACACGAGCGCGACGGCCTCGACGTTTCCGAACACGGCGTCGACACCTACCCCGAGTTCGGACAACCCGACGTCGCCACCGACGGCGGCAGCGCAGACGGGATCGTTCGCACTGACGGGGGCGAGAAATTCGCCGAATCGCGATCCTCGTCAGAACTCCGTTCTGACGGTGGTGAGCCGAACGACGGCCGGATAAAGATGGTCACCGCGATCGTTCGCCCCGACCGCCTCGGCGAGATCAAGCAATCCCTCGCCGAAGCCGGCGCGCCGTCGCTGACCGTCACTAACGTCTCCGGGCGCGGCTCCCAACCCGCGAAGAAGGGGCAGTGGCGCGGCGAAGAGTACACGGTCGACCTCCACCAGAAGGTCAAGATCGAGTGCGTCGTCGCCGACATCCCGGCCGAGGAGGTCGTCGCTGCAATCCGCGAGGCCGCCGAAACCGGCGAACCGGGCGACGGAAAGATCTTCGTCCTGCCGGTCGAAGCCGCGACGCAGGTTCGAACCGGCAAGACCGGGCCCGACGCTGTCTGA
- a CDS encoding DUF7405 family protein, producing MPCRHARTRKRDQGETRGLERREFVKSALTIGGASALSATMAVTGLTGTVEAGDDSSGPPDRRNRQHAWADFLERNARDVPHLPTHQLLLFLNYDRSGEPVPADRREMEATLSQIEDAFQWSNEGVLFTVSYSRAYFDRFDEDLPQGIDLERNQEFIDSLDVPNEDPVPEDAEVLLHLSSDTVANLLAVEEALWGEMDGLNGVSFEHTLEGLFDRPTDFPDRRTGFVGGGAPREEIDRDDIPEDAPLSMGFESLFQDNAPSEDDVTIVENQTLGEPMPPGAFAQGSIQHASSLNIDLDSWYDDSLEMRTARMFSPYHHPDEIGEIADELGDTTDLAGLPMRDPDADDDVARRTQRDAEEFELVGHLQKLVRARFDLSERDSDGESDGELDTTLLRRDFNTTDMETESGLHFVALMRFNGYMAYVRKAMSGVGFQGSEEIPLIDEDEGPQGEPFVDHDDVDIPDDANGFHSQIEATRRGNFLIPPLSMRSLPPARGTTCEIDVSPRRRDQVVDLGERYVSVAVFDPEGRQERMREVYFGRPVAANQRRAAEPVSRYFYDITRDGTTDVLFVFRTAELEFEPGEETGRIVMYNDRGEPFHRTIDLVVTADDRERVWR from the coding sequence ATGCCTTGCAGACACGCACGTACACGAAAGCGGGACCAGGGAGAGACGCGGGGCTTAGAGCGGCGCGAATTCGTGAAATCGGCGCTGACTATCGGCGGAGCGAGCGCGCTGTCGGCGACGATGGCCGTGACCGGGCTCACAGGCACCGTCGAAGCCGGTGACGACAGTTCCGGGCCACCCGACCGACGCAATCGCCAGCACGCCTGGGCGGACTTCCTCGAGCGTAACGCGCGGGACGTCCCCCACTTACCCACCCACCAACTGTTGCTCTTTCTGAACTACGACCGTTCCGGCGAACCCGTTCCGGCGGACCGCCGCGAGATGGAAGCGACGCTCAGCCAGATCGAGGACGCCTTCCAGTGGAGCAACGAGGGAGTGCTCTTTACGGTGAGCTACTCCCGGGCGTACTTCGATCGGTTCGACGAGGATCTTCCGCAGGGAATCGACCTCGAACGGAATCAGGAGTTCATCGATTCGCTCGACGTTCCGAACGAGGATCCGGTTCCCGAGGACGCGGAGGTACTGCTCCACCTCTCGAGCGATACCGTCGCGAACCTGCTCGCGGTCGAAGAAGCGCTCTGGGGGGAGATGGACGGCCTCAACGGCGTCTCGTTCGAACACACGCTCGAGGGACTCTTCGATCGGCCGACCGACTTTCCCGACCGTCGGACCGGCTTCGTCGGCGGCGGCGCCCCTCGGGAAGAGATCGACCGCGACGACATTCCCGAGGACGCTCCGCTCTCGATGGGATTCGAGTCCCTGTTCCAGGACAACGCCCCCTCCGAGGACGACGTGACCATCGTCGAGAATCAGACGCTCGGCGAACCCATGCCGCCGGGTGCGTTCGCCCAGGGGTCCATCCAGCACGCCTCGAGCCTGAACATCGACCTGGACTCCTGGTACGACGATTCGCTCGAGATGCGCACCGCGCGGATGTTCAGTCCCTACCACCACCCGGACGAGATCGGGGAAATCGCGGACGAACTCGGCGACACGACGGATCTCGCGGGCCTACCGATGCGCGACCCGGACGCCGACGACGACGTCGCGCGGCGGACCCAGCGAGACGCCGAGGAGTTCGAACTGGTCGGCCACCTCCAGAAGCTCGTCCGCGCCCGGTTCGACCTGAGCGAGCGGGACTCGGACGGCGAATCCGACGGCGAACTGGACACGACGCTGCTCCGGCGGGACTTCAACACGACCGACATGGAGACGGAATCCGGACTGCACTTCGTCGCGCTGATGCGGTTCAACGGATACATGGCGTACGTCCGAAAGGCGATGAGCGGCGTCGGCTTCCAGGGGAGCGAGGAAATCCCGCTGATCGACGAGGACGAGGGCCCGCAGGGCGAGCCGTTCGTCGACCACGACGACGTGGACATCCCGGACGACGCGAACGGGTTCCACAGCCAGATAGAGGCGACCCGCCGCGGGAACTTCCTGATTCCGCCGCTGTCCATGCGATCGTTGCCCCCCGCACGGGGGACGACGTGCGAGATCGACGTCTCGCCCCGAAGGCGCGATCAGGTCGTCGATCTCGGAGAGCGGTACGTATCGGTGGCGGTGTTCGATCCCGAGGGGCGTCAGGAACGGATGAGAGAGGTCTATTTCGGACGACCGGTTGCCGCCAACCAGCGACGCGCCGCGGAGCCGGTGTCGAGGTACTTCTACGACATCACTCGCGACGGCACCACCGACGTCCTCTTCGTCTTCAGGACGGCCGAACTCGAGTTCGAACCGGGCGAGGAAACCGGCCGAATCGTGATGTACAACGACCGGGGCGAACCGTTTCATCGGACCATCGACCTCGTCGTAACCGCGGACGATCGGGAACGAGTGTGGCGATGA